Proteins from a genomic interval of Desulfovibrio sp.:
- a CDS encoding lytic transglycosylase domain-containing protein gives MARLGIVAVVLCLMLAGGCASRQGGDSGKGLSMSVPEEDTSPPLTASETAALNTTGQVDRNIPESAMSDVTRQYKYFLRKGRPTMSASSKRAEQFLAYAKRVFRSRGMPEDLAYLAIVESGYRSEVRSPAGAAGAWQFMPYTGQKYGLNQDWWTDERLDPFKSTEAAADYLQKLYGDFGDWPTAIAAYNAGEGKIGRAKQGTGGRDFFEIKSRNHMLDDKAQLRDETKQYVPRYLAVTKIMRNLPQLGFDPIHPDNAPGVLRLNAKPGTDLAGMARACRMDMDEFSAFNRHHKRPMTDTSRSTYIYVPAGREREARAYLASPQCAPYAGWGQSTVATNADSWDKISRRCGVSVATLRAANPGNPYLKTGETVLVPRSVNMSAQAVAALDAKPAKGQEKGGKGSRNSVEREPQGASARVVAADDGPRHTLRPDETLSSVALKYGVSVQDLQKQNGIADPHKVFAGMVLRIPGKGHSPVTPAPATVAGRTVVAGPDGRVGGKQDKDKPGKAAKGGKTYTVQANDTLWKIARTYNVSVDDLKRWNGVDEKNLRTGSRLVVEQ, from the coding sequence ATGGCAAGACTGGGTATCGTGGCTGTTGTCTTGTGCCTGATGCTTGCCGGGGGGTGTGCCTCGCGGCAGGGGGGCGATTCCGGGAAGGGTCTTTCCATGTCGGTGCCGGAGGAGGACACTTCTCCGCCGCTTACCGCCTCTGAAACCGCCGCCCTGAATACCACTGGTCAGGTGGACAGGAACATCCCCGAAAGCGCCATGTCTGACGTAACTCGCCAGTATAAATACTTTTTGCGTAAAGGCCGCCCCACCATGAGCGCGTCGTCCAAAAGGGCGGAGCAGTTTCTGGCGTATGCCAAAAGGGTGTTCCGTTCGCGTGGCATGCCCGAAGACCTGGCCTATCTTGCCATTGTTGAAAGCGGCTACCGAAGCGAGGTCCGCTCGCCCGCCGGAGCTGCCGGGGCCTGGCAGTTTATGCCTTACACGGGGCAAAAGTATGGTCTGAACCAGGATTGGTGGACAGACGAGCGCCTCGACCCCTTTAAATCAACTGAAGCAGCGGCAGACTATCTGCAAAAGCTCTATGGTGATTTTGGCGACTGGCCCACGGCCATTGCCGCCTATAATGCCGGCGAAGGCAAGATTGGCCGCGCCAAGCAGGGCACTGGCGGGCGTGACTTTTTTGAGATCAAGTCTCGCAATCACATGCTTGACGACAAGGCGCAGCTGCGGGATGAAACCAAGCAGTACGTGCCCCGCTATCTTGCCGTCACCAAGATTATGCGCAACCTGCCTCAGCTTGGTTTTGATCCCATTCATCCCGACAACGCGCCCGGTGTGCTGCGCCTGAATGCAAAGCCCGGTACCGATCTTGCGGGCATGGCGCGCGCCTGCCGCATGGACATGGACGAATTTTCGGCCTTCAACAGGCACCACAAGCGCCCCATGACCGATACCAGCCGTAGTACATATATATATGTGCCCGCTGGTCGCGAGCGCGAGGCCCGTGCCTATCTGGCTTCGCCTCAGTGTGCGCCTTACGCTGGGTGGGGGCAGAGCACTGTGGCCACGAACGCCGATTCCTGGGACAAGATCAGCCGTCGGTGCGGCGTATCCGTTGCAACGTTGCGGGCGGCCAATCCCGGCAATCCGTATTTGAAGACAGGCGAAACGGTTCTGGTGCCCCGATCGGTCAATATGTCGGCTCAGGCTGTGGCCGCACTCGATGCCAAACCTGCCAAAGGGCAGGAAAAGGGCGGCAAGGGGTCACGAAACTCCGTCGAGCGCGAACCGCAGGGTGCCAGCGCCCGAGTGGTGGCGGCAGACGACGGGCCGCGCCATACACTGCGGCCCGACGAAACGCTCAGCTCTGTGGCGCTCAAATACGGCGTGAGCGTGCAGGATCTGCAAAAGCAGAACGGCATTGCCGATCCGCACAAGGTGTTCGCAGGAATGGTGCTGCGCATTCCCGGCAAGGGACATTCGCCGGTTACCCCTGCACCAGCCACTGTTGCTGGGCGCACTGTGGTAGCTGGCCCCGATGGCCGCGTGGGTGGCAAGCAGGATAAAGACAAGCCAGGCAAGGCTGCCAAGGGCGGCAAAACCTACACCGTGCAGGCCAATGACACTCTGTGGAAGATTGCCCGCACCTATAATGTGAGCGTGGACGATCTCAAGCGCTGGAACGGCGTGGATGAGAAAAACCTGCGCACCGGTTCCCGGCTGGTGGTGGAGCAATAA
- a CDS encoding RNA methyltransferase, with the protein MHNETEEAPLLPGLKPVLELLSSDPQRIDCVFCKKGLRGPDAQEVLNLCRQHNVRFSLVDQVALDRLCRAGGQASQGGRHGRDSVSHQGVVARLAATGFTELADLLTGVANAPLPLIVALDQVQDPGNVGTICRTLYALGGAGIILPQHNSAYLGPAARRAAAGALEKLPVTRVTNLGHALDSAEEAGLTIYGAGGDGPASLNAFDEPMQLPAVLVLGNEDKGLRPGVAKRCAHMLRIPLARSFDSLNVAQAGAVLLGLAAAHQAKNSDS; encoded by the coding sequence ATGCATAACGAAACCGAAGAAGCCCCGCTGCTGCCGGGCCTCAAGCCCGTGCTGGAGCTGCTCTCCAGCGATCCACAGCGCATAGACTGCGTCTTCTGCAAAAAAGGTCTGCGCGGTCCCGACGCGCAAGAGGTGCTGAACCTCTGCCGCCAACACAATGTGCGCTTCAGCCTGGTGGACCAGGTGGCTCTCGACCGCCTGTGCCGCGCTGGCGGGCAAGCCAGCCAGGGTGGCCGTCACGGCCGTGACAGCGTGTCGCACCAGGGCGTTGTGGCCCGTCTTGCAGCCACTGGCTTTACCGAGCTTGCCGACCTGCTGACTGGGGTGGCCAATGCTCCCCTGCCGCTCATAGTGGCTCTCGACCAGGTGCAAGACCCCGGCAACGTGGGCACAATCTGCCGCACACTCTATGCCCTTGGCGGCGCAGGCATCATTTTGCCCCAGCACAACAGCGCCTACCTTGGCCCCGCAGCCCGTAGAGCCGCCGCAGGAGCGCTGGAAAAACTGCCTGTCACCCGCGTAACCAACCTGGGGCACGCCCTCGACAGCGCCGAAGAAGCTGGCCTGACCATTTACGGCGCTGGCGGCGATGGCCCTGCGAGCCTCAACGCCTTTGACGAGCCCATGCAGCTACCCGCCGTACTGGTGCTGGGCAACGAAGACAAAGGGCTGCGCCCCGGCGTTGCCAAGCGTTGTGCGCACATGTTGCGCATCCCGCTTGCCCGCTCGTTCGATTCGCTCAACGTGGCCCAGGCTGGAGCTGTACTGCTGGGTCTTGCCGCCGCACATCAGGCAAAAAATTCTGATTCATGA
- the fliQ gene encoding flagellar biosynthesis protein FliQ has product MSPDFVIGFGRQAIELCLMMALPMLGVGLGVGVLVSVIQAATQIQEMTLTFIPKVVCMFLALLMALPWLMERMITFTRDVFINIPIYIR; this is encoded by the coding sequence ATGTCCCCAGATTTTGTCATTGGTTTCGGTCGTCAGGCCATTGAGCTTTGTCTGATGATGGCACTGCCCATGCTGGGCGTTGGGCTGGGTGTGGGTGTGCTTGTGAGCGTTATTCAGGCCGCCACCCAGATTCAGGAAATGACACTTACCTTTATCCCCAAGGTTGTGTGCATGTTTCTGGCACTGCTGATGGCACTGCCCTGGCTTATGGAACGCATGATTACCTTTACGCGCGACGTTTTCATCAATATTCCCATATATATCCGCTAA
- the fliP gene encoding flagellar type III secretion system pore protein FliP (The bacterial flagellar biogenesis protein FliP forms a type III secretion system (T3SS)-type pore required for flagellar assembly.), with protein sequence MAAQDLAMPTMQLTLAGGAQSPEKVSVLLEILFLLTVLSVAPAIMLTVTSFTRIIIVFSFLRQAMGVQQLPPTQILASLAIFMTVVIMYPVGKQINDNALQPYLAEQIDYKVALDRAQGPLRTFMFKHTREKDLSVFYSISKIEAPRSKEEVPTMLLAAAYVISELKTAFTIGFLIYIPFLVLDMVISSVLLAMGMMMLPPMMVSMPFKLLLFVMVDGWNLLVGSLVNSFLL encoded by the coding sequence ATGGCCGCCCAGGATCTGGCCATGCCCACCATGCAGCTTACCCTGGCCGGGGGAGCGCAATCGCCTGAAAAGGTATCTGTGCTGCTGGAAATCCTTTTTCTGCTCACAGTGCTTTCAGTGGCTCCGGCCATTATGCTCACGGTCACCAGCTTTACCCGCATCATCATCGTTTTCAGCTTCTTGCGGCAGGCCATGGGCGTGCAGCAGCTGCCCCCCACCCAGATTCTTGCCAGTCTTGCCATTTTTATGACGGTGGTCATCATGTACCCCGTGGGCAAGCAGATCAACGACAATGCCCTGCAACCCTATCTGGCCGAGCAGATCGACTACAAGGTGGCGCTCGACCGTGCCCAGGGGCCACTGCGCACGTTTATGTTCAAGCACACGCGCGAAAAAGACCTTTCGGTTTTTTATTCCATAAGCAAGATCGAAGCGCCGCGCAGCAAGGAGGAAGTGCCTACCATGCTGCTGGCCGCCGCCTATGTTATCAGCGAGCTCAAAACCGCTTTTACCATTGGCTTTCTCATCTACATTCCCTTTCTGGTACTGGATATGGTCATTTCAAGCGTGCTGCTTGCCATGGGCATGATGATGCTGCCGCCCATGATGGTATCCATGCCCTTCAAACTGCTGCTTTTTGTTATGGTGGACGGCTGGAATCTGTTGGTCGGTTCTCTGGTGAACAGTTTTCTGCTCTGA
- the fliO gene encoding flagellar biosynthetic protein FliO — translation MASLPILLAAAEGGLAGSAVRGTVGGAVGTVAQEAATAVAEPVTALGQSSFSWGSYIQAVGILFLLVAIMWLAVWLARRFGKFNFLPRPGSLPRDALVMEAQLPLGPRKGLMVVRFLNKRLLLGVTDQQITLLTEEQAKHEPENADFQQVMEEARRGAGGS, via the coding sequence TTGGCTAGCCTGCCCATACTGCTTGCCGCTGCCGAAGGCGGCCTTGCTGGCAGCGCCGTGCGCGGTACTGTAGGCGGTGCCGTGGGCACTGTAGCGCAGGAGGCCGCCACCGCTGTGGCCGAGCCGGTGACGGCGCTGGGGCAGTCTTCTTTTTCATGGGGCAGCTACATTCAGGCCGTGGGCATACTGTTTTTGCTGGTTGCCATAATGTGGCTGGCCGTGTGGCTGGCGCGGCGCTTTGGCAAGTTCAACTTTCTGCCGCGCCCCGGGTCGCTGCCGCGAGACGCTCTGGTCATGGAGGCACAGCTGCCTCTGGGGCCGCGTAAGGGCTTGATGGTGGTACGCTTCTTGAATAAAAGGTTGCTGCTGGGGGTTACAGACCAGCAGATTACCCTACTGACCGAGGAGCAGGCAAAGCATGAGCCAGAAAATGCCGATTTTCAGCAAGTCATGGAAGAAGCCCGTCGCGGCGCTGGCGGCAGCTAG
- the fliN gene encoding flagellar motor switch protein FliN, with amino-acid sequence MSQEDQEALAAQWAAQLEDEANAAEPAAAPEAPAGGALDEEALAAQWAESLAADEEDKGPASFGGAGAGFGGQAVDAHFQDMTEMARQPKDSKLKRELDFILDIPLDVSAELGRTRLLINELLQLGQGSVVELNKLAGEPLEVYVNGKLVARGEAVVINEKFGVRLTDIISPIERVKQLG; translated from the coding sequence ATGTCGCAGGAAGATCAAGAAGCCTTGGCGGCCCAGTGGGCTGCGCAACTGGAAGACGAGGCCAATGCGGCAGAACCCGCTGCGGCTCCGGAAGCGCCTGCTGGCGGCGCGCTGGACGAGGAAGCTCTGGCGGCCCAGTGGGCCGAATCGTTGGCTGCCGATGAAGAAGACAAGGGGCCTGCCTCGTTTGGCGGCGCTGGCGCAGGCTTTGGCGGTCAGGCGGTGGACGCGCATTTTCAGGATATGACCGAGATGGCGCGCCAGCCCAAGGACAGCAAGCTCAAGCGCGAGCTCGACTTTATTCTGGATATTCCGCTGGATGTTTCCGCAGAGCTTGGCCGCACACGTCTGCTCATCAACGAGCTGCTGCAGCTGGGCCAGGGGTCGGTGGTTGAGCTCAACAAGCTGGCTGGCGAACCTCTTGAAGTCTACGTCAACGGCAAACTGGTGGCGCGCGGCGAGGCCGTGGTCATCAACGAAAAGTTTGGCGTGCGTCTTACGGATATCATCAGCCCCATTGAAAGGGTGAAGCAGCTTGGCTAG
- a CDS encoding flagellar basal body-associated FliL family protein — MAAKEKESKALPEGQAENPKKPSRVKRIVIILAILLITLSGAGIGAYWWFFIRTPSVSSAVPHDAPAGEAAKGAPGGAGGTAGAGGGHGGAAGAAGGADGRIERQSDLPRSSGQVLPLPPITVNISDPTGRRYLKLGMEVEVNADVSAALQANSPRIRDAIIMLLAGKTFNDISTPDGKVLLKAEVAARLNQILGAQRVIRVYFTDFVVE; from the coding sequence ATGGCGGCCAAAGAAAAGGAATCAAAGGCCCTGCCGGAAGGGCAGGCGGAAAATCCCAAAAAGCCTTCCAGGGTCAAACGTATCGTCATTATTTTGGCGATCCTGCTCATTACCTTGAGCGGTGCGGGCATTGGTGCTTACTGGTGGTTTTTTATACGCACGCCTTCCGTGTCCAGCGCTGTGCCGCATGATGCCCCTGCTGGTGAGGCCGCCAAGGGAGCGCCCGGCGGCGCTGGCGGCACTGCTGGTGCTGGCGGTGGTCATGGTGGCGCAGCTGGCGCTGCCGGTGGTGCTGACGGGCGTATCGAGCGGCAAAGCGATCTGCCGCGCAGCAGCGGGCAGGTACTGCCTCTGCCGCCCATTACGGTAAATATTTCTGATCCTACGGGGCGTCGCTATCTCAAGCTGGGCATGGAAGTAGAGGTCAACGCCGATGTTTCTGCCGCCCTGCAGGCCAACAGCCCCAGAATACGCGACGCCATCATCATGCTGCTGGCGGGCAAGACCTTTAACGACATTTCTACGCCCGACGGCAAGGTGCTGCTGAAGGCCGAAGTGGCCGCGCGCCTTAACCAGATTTTGGGCGCGCAAAGGGTTATACGCGTATATTTTACTGATTTTGTTGTAGAATAA
- a CDS encoding YggS family pyridoxal phosphate-dependent enzyme: MGDTLLQERYTRVLDRLDAACAAAGRSRQSVRLIAVSKLHPAESLAVVAAAGQIDFGENYVQEALQKRQDLTADPATAELCAGIRWHMIGHVQSRKAQLVAGAFSLVHTLDSRKLADAMERRLVELNARQPVLFEVNVGGESQKSGVMSADLPELADYVLEHCPHLDVQGLMCLPPVFDAGDAARPHFAHLRELRDMLCTRLGLPLPELSMGMSGDFEGAVAEGATMVRIGTDIFGPRPARV, encoded by the coding sequence ATGGGCGACACTCTGCTGCAGGAACGCTACACGCGGGTGCTTGACCGGCTGGATGCGGCCTGCGCCGCTGCCGGGCGGTCGCGCCAGAGCGTGAGGCTCATTGCTGTTTCAAAACTGCATCCGGCGGAATCGCTGGCCGTGGTGGCCGCCGCCGGGCAGATTGATTTTGGCGAAAATTACGTTCAGGAAGCCCTGCAAAAAAGGCAGGACCTGACCGCAGACCCGGCCACGGCAGAGCTGTGCGCGGGTATTCGCTGGCACATGATAGGCCACGTGCAAAGCCGCAAGGCCCAGCTGGTGGCGGGGGCCTTCAGCCTTGTGCACACGCTTGATTCACGCAAGCTTGCCGACGCCATGGAACGGCGGCTGGTGGAGCTCAATGCCCGCCAGCCTGTGCTGTTTGAGGTAAATGTTGGTGGTGAATCGCAAAAATCTGGTGTGATGTCTGCAGATTTGCCGGAATTGGCCGATTATGTACTTGAGCATTGTCCGCATCTGGATGTGCAGGGCCTCATGTGCCTGCCCCCGGTGTTTGACGCGGGCGATGCGGCGCGGCCCCATTTTGCCCATCTGCGGGAGCTGCGCGACATGTTGTGCACCCGCCTGGGGCTGCCCCTGCCCGAACTTTCCATGGGCATGAGCGGCGATTTTGAAGGCGCGGTGGCCGAAGGGGCCACCATGGTGCGCATTGGTACGGATATTTTCGGGCCGCGTCCTGCCAGAGTATGA
- the era gene encoding GTPase Era, with translation MSDQNYRCGWVALMGPPNAGKSTLLNALLGQKVTIVTPKPQTTRNQIVGILTDENAQVIFMDTPGLAQVRGRLSKTMLQAVWQSLAQAEVIMPVLDAHLYIRHPEFLERDLAPLAKALSSDERPMIVVINKVDLFSDKSRMLPLLTRLSEMWPKAEIFPTSALNKDGLPELAKLIRSKLPAAPAQFPEDQISTAPLRFMTAEIVREKLFLHLRQEVPYSVAVDVESWQEDEERGQTVIHAVIYVARPMHKAMVIGRAGASIKQIGIDARKEIQDLVGGKVHLELWVKVREHWTEDAAFLRELGLMAE, from the coding sequence ATGTCGGATCAGAACTATCGTTGCGGTTGGGTGGCGCTTATGGGGCCGCCCAATGCGGGCAAATCCACCCTGTTGAACGCCCTGCTCGGTCAAAAGGTTACCATTGTCACGCCCAAGCCGCAGACAACGCGCAACCAGATTGTGGGTATTCTTACGGATGAAAACGCCCAGGTTATTTTTATGGATACGCCAGGCCTTGCCCAGGTGCGCGGCAGACTGAGCAAAACCATGCTCCAGGCCGTGTGGCAAAGCCTTGCCCAGGCCGAAGTCATCATGCCCGTGCTTGATGCGCATCTGTACATCCGCCACCCCGAATTTCTGGAGCGCGACCTCGCGCCCCTTGCCAAGGCCCTGTCGAGCGACGAGCGCCCCATGATTGTGGTGATCAACAAGGTTGACCTGTTCTCTGACAAAAGCCGCATGTTGCCGCTTTTGACGCGTCTGAGCGAGATGTGGCCCAAGGCGGAAATTTTCCCCACGTCGGCCCTGAACAAGGACGGCCTGCCGGAGCTTGCAAAGCTTATCCGCTCCAAGTTGCCCGCCGCACCCGCGCAGTTCCCCGAAGACCAGATTTCTACCGCGCCCCTGCGCTTCATGACGGCAGAAATCGTGCGCGAAAAGCTGTTTCTGCACCTGCGTCAGGAAGTGCCGTATTCTGTGGCCGTTGACGTGGAAAGCTGGCAGGAAGACGAAGAACGCGGCCAGACTGTCATTCATGCCGTTATCTATGTGGCCCGGCCCATGCACAAGGCCATGGTCATTGGCCGCGCGGGCGCGTCCATCAAACAGATAGGCATTGATGCCCGTAAGGAAATTCAGGACCTGGTGGGCGGCAAGGTGCATCTTGAACTGTGGGTCAAGGTGCGCGAGCACTGGACCGAAGACGCGGCCTTCCTGCGCGAGCTTGGCCTGATGGCGGAGTAG
- a CDS encoding VUT family protein: MLTVPRMFSLLTYITLIVGVNFAFSVTPLIPLPNGEMWAPLSLVVGFIFVVRDFAQRRVGHHVLWGMLVGCVVSWFMASPQLALASAAAFAVGELGDWAVYTFTRRPFSQRILISSLVGAPLDSIVFLGMIGIATPWSVVTMSMSKLAGSLLVWWLVRRREQREYTPEHLQA; encoded by the coding sequence ATGCTTACTGTGCCGCGCATGTTCAGCCTGTTGACCTACATTACACTCATCGTTGGCGTTAACTTCGCCTTTTCTGTCACGCCGCTCATCCCGCTGCCCAATGGCGAGATGTGGGCGCCGCTTTCACTCGTCGTGGGCTTCATTTTTGTGGTGCGCGACTTTGCCCAACGCCGCGTGGGCCATCATGTGCTCTGGGGCATGCTGGTAGGCTGCGTGGTCAGCTGGTTCATGGCCAGTCCCCAGCTTGCGCTTGCCAGTGCTGCGGCCTTTGCAGTGGGCGAACTGGGCGACTGGGCCGTATATACCTTTACCCGCCGCCCCTTTTCGCAGCGTATTCTTATCTCGAGCCTTGTGGGCGCGCCGCTCGACAGCATCGTGTTTCTGGGCATGATCGGCATTGCCACGCCGTGGTCGGTCGTTACCATGAGCATGAGCAAGCTGGCCGGTTCGCTGCTTGTCTGGTGGCTGGTACGCCGTCGCGAACAGCGCGAATACACGCCGGAACATCTGCAGGCCTGA
- a CDS encoding DUF5665 domain-containing protein has translation MNTHTEKEQAQAELLLQRLDNAGLTEYVKLSQKTGKILWLNFLSGIARGLGFSIGASLVLAVVYKILARIISMNIPYLTEMLQQVMSMARGG, from the coding sequence ATGAATACCCACACCGAAAAAGAACAGGCGCAGGCGGAACTTCTGCTCCAGCGGCTGGATAATGCCGGCCTGACGGAATACGTGAAGCTCTCGCAAAAGACCGGCAAAATACTGTGGCTGAACTTCCTCTCCGGCATTGCCAGAGGGCTTGGCTTCAGCATTGGAGCGAGTCTTGTACTGGCAGTTGTTTACAAGATTCTGGCACGCATCATCAGCATGAACATTCCCTACCTCACCGAGATGCTACAGCAGGTCATGAGCATGGCCAGGGGCGGCTAG
- the tgt gene encoding tRNA guanosine(34) transglycosylase Tgt — protein MSQSIFTIEHTDGAARAGVLRTAHGTIPTPIFMPVGTVGSVKALAPDDLAAIGAPIILGNTYHLYLRPGDELVHRRGGLHKFASWPGSILTDSGGFQVFSLSSLRKIREEGVEFRSHLDGSKHLFTPEKVLEIQRNLDSDIMMVLDECVPFGADYAYTEKSLALTTRWAKRAIDAYPPGSAHNLLFGITQGGFYKDLRERSVNELCGMDFDGFAIGGLSVGEPKDKMYDLLYHTAPLLPGEKPRYLMGVGTPLDIVTGIHAGVDMFDCVLPTRNARNGTLYTSLGKINIKRREFAEDDGPLDPNCRCYACRNFSRAYLRHLYASQELLSFRLNSLHNLTYYLDLARNARQAIVECRFMDFLAKITALYPEEAARAAAGS, from the coding sequence ATGTCCCAATCCATATTTACCATCGAACATACCGACGGAGCGGCCCGCGCGGGCGTGCTGCGCACGGCTCATGGCACTATTCCCACGCCTATCTTCATGCCCGTGGGAACCGTGGGTTCGGTCAAGGCACTTGCACCCGATGATCTGGCCGCCATTGGCGCGCCCATTATTCTGGGCAATACCTATCACCTATACCTGCGCCCCGGCGACGAGCTGGTGCACAGGCGCGGGGGGCTGCACAAGTTTGCCTCGTGGCCTGGCTCCATTCTCACGGACAGCGGCGGCTTTCAGGTGTTCAGCCTGAGTTCGCTGCGCAAGATCCGCGAAGAAGGAGTGGAGTTCCGTTCGCATCTCGACGGGTCAAAGCACCTGTTCACGCCTGAAAAAGTGCTGGAAATCCAGCGCAATCTTGATTCTGATATCATGATGGTGCTGGACGAATGCGTGCCCTTTGGCGCGGACTATGCCTATACCGAAAAATCGCTGGCCCTCACCACTCGCTGGGCCAAGCGCGCCATTGACGCCTACCCGCCGGGTTCGGCGCACAATCTGCTTTTTGGCATCACCCAGGGCGGCTTTTACAAAGATCTGCGCGAGCGTTCGGTCAACGAACTGTGCGGTATGGATTTTGACGGTTTTGCCATTGGCGGCCTTTCTGTGGGCGAGCCCAAGGACAAGATGTACGATCTGCTCTACCACACGGCCCCGCTGCTGCCCGGCGAAAAGCCGCGCTACCTCATGGGCGTGGGTACACCGCTGGATATCGTTACGGGCATCCATGCCGGTGTGGACATGTTCGACTGCGTGTTGCCCACCCGCAACGCGCGCAACGGTACGCTTTACACTTCGCTTGGCAAGATCAACATCAAGCGCCGCGAATTTGCCGAAGACGACGGGCCTCTTGATCCCAACTGCCGCTGCTACGCCTGCCGCAATTTTTCGCGGGCCTATCTGCGGCATCTGTACGCCAGCCAGGAGCTGTTGTCGTTCCGCCTCAATTCGTTGCACAACCTTACCTACTACCTTGATCTGGCGCGCAACGCCCGCCAGGCCATTGTGGAATGCCGCTTTATGGACTTTCTGGCAAAGATCACGGCCCTGTATCCAGAAGAAGCCGCCCGCGCGGCTGCTGGCTCATAG
- the alr gene encoding alanine racemase, translating into MSDCTFSPSLCHIDLGAIRRNFGRMGHPQVLMPVIKSDAYGHGLVPVARVLAEAGARRFAVGTVSEGMALRDAGLRQTIVPLLGALTDVDWQGAVMQGLTPVVGNFDQLERAAAHCHAGRTLRVAIKCETGMGRLGFSEAELPQVIDRLRNTQGLEPVMVLSHFSCADVPEQEAYTQDQVRRFTAMSDALRAAFPEIERSLCNTAGTIGRPEAHFEICRPGISLYGGNPFKGTTWEDKGDRLGLEWAMSVSAPVIEVRQVAEGRSVSYGRLFTAPKPATIAVVAIGYATAFNRSLSTRTAMIINGRRVSQVGRVCMGMIMADVTGLPPVRVGDTAWLVGGPADPGQTQVTPQDIADALGTISYEVLCLFGGMNPRVYG; encoded by the coding sequence GTGAGCGATTGCACATTTTCACCGTCGCTGTGCCACATTGATCTGGGAGCCATCCGCCGCAATTTTGGCCGCATGGGGCACCCGCAGGTGCTTATGCCTGTCATCAAATCCGATGCTTACGGTCACGGCCTTGTGCCGGTGGCACGCGTGCTGGCCGAGGCAGGCGCGCGGCGCTTTGCCGTGGGCACGGTTTCTGAGGGCATGGCCCTGCGTGATGCCGGTTTGCGGCAGACCATCGTGCCCCTGCTGGGCGCGCTTACCGATGTGGACTGGCAGGGCGCAGTGATGCAGGGCCTTACCCCGGTGGTGGGCAACTTTGACCAGCTTGAACGCGCGGCGGCTCACTGCCACGCGGGCCGCACCCTGCGCGTGGCCATAAAGTGCGAAACCGGCATGGGCCGACTGGGCTTTTCCGAAGCAGAGCTGCCGCAGGTCATCGACCGTTTGCGCAATACGCAAGGGCTTGAACCTGTCATGGTTCTGTCGCACTTTTCGTGCGCTGACGTGCCCGAGCAGGAAGCATACACCCAGGATCAGGTACGCCGCTTTACCGCCATGTCTGACGCGCTGCGCGCGGCCTTTCCCGAAATCGAGCGCTCGCTGTGCAATACGGCTGGTACCATTGGCCGCCCAGAAGCGCACTTCGAAATCTGCCGCCCCGGCATTTCTCTTTACGGTGGCAATCCTTTTAAGGGAACCACATGGGAAGACAAGGGCGACAGGCTTGGGCTGGAATGGGCCATGAGCGTGAGCGCGCCGGTTATTGAAGTGCGTCAGGTGGCCGAAGGCCGCAGCGTTTCGTATGGCCGCCTGTTTACCGCCCCAAAGCCCGCGACCATTGCCGTGGTGGCCATTGGCTACGCCACCGCCTTCAACCGCTCGCTCTCTACCCGTACAGCCATGATTATCAATGGCCGCCGCGTTTCGCAGGTTGGCCGGGTGTGCATGGGCATGATCATGGCCGACGTGACCGGCCTGCCCCCGGTACGCGTGGGCGACACGGCCTGGCTTGTGGGTGGACCAGCCGACCCAGGCCAGACCCAGGTTACGCCGCAGGACATTGCCGATGCTCTGGGCACGATTTCATACGAAGTTCTGTGTCTTTTCGGGGGCATGAACCCGCGTGTCTACGGCTAG
- the rpsF gene encoding 30S ribosomal protein S6, whose translation MRKFETLLLLSPELSADNREGIINALTAIIAREKGVMVEVDNWGMRDLAYPVRKLMRGYYVRLVYQAPAELIAELERNVRITDGIFKFVTVKLADEVAGEVA comes from the coding sequence ATGCGGAAATTTGAAACCCTGCTGCTCCTTTCCCCGGAGCTTTCCGCCGACAATCGCGAGGGCATCATCAATGCTCTTACCGCGATCATCGCGCGTGAGAAGGGCGTCATGGTGGAAGTGGACAATTGGGGCATGCGCGACCTCGCCTACCCTGTGCGCAAACTGATGCGCGGCTACTATGTGCGCCTGGTGTATCAGGCTCCGGCCGAACTTATCGCCGAGCTTGAACGTAACGTGCGCATTACCGACGGCATCTTCAAGTTTGTGACCGTCAAGCTGGCCGACGAAGTGGCCGGGGAGGTTGCCTAA